Proteins co-encoded in one Metabacillus sp. KUDC1714 genomic window:
- a CDS encoding STAS domain-containing protein, producing the protein MNVIFNVSNHLIDNTESLAEEIVDGVLYSMKLEIPLWEKEQAIEMYIEFINFLGDSLIIEEEKIPETLVEWSKNNAARQVSPKGKISEILVRYPPTREIFTDIMTKISIDFGLTLEDYAFIIKRINNMLDISLNETVFAFERLSDEYKEETQRELAELSAPIVLIKEGIAVLPLIGIIDSYRANHIMEKIVPKIAELQIRYVIADFSGIFLINSDIARHLHQIGQMLNLLGIQTLTTGLRPDLAKTIVNSGINLSEITTFANVKQALESLNQ; encoded by the coding sequence ATGAACGTGATATTTAATGTTTCAAACCACTTAATTGATAATACAGAATCACTTGCTGAAGAAATCGTTGATGGTGTTTTGTATAGTATGAAATTAGAAATCCCTCTGTGGGAAAAAGAACAAGCAATAGAAATGTATATTGAATTTATAAACTTTTTAGGCGATTCCCTTATTATCGAGGAAGAGAAAATACCTGAAACTCTCGTTGAATGGAGTAAGAATAACGCAGCTAGACAGGTATCTCCCAAAGGGAAAATTTCAGAAATATTGGTTCGTTACCCACCAACAAGGGAAATTTTTACTGACATAATGACGAAAATTAGCATAGATTTTGGGCTTACATTAGAAGATTATGCTTTCATTATTAAAAGGATAAATAATATGTTGGACATAAGCCTCAATGAAACGGTTTTTGCCTTCGAACGCCTATCCGATGAATATAAAGAGGAGACGCAAAGAGAACTGGCTGAACTGTCAGCACCTATTGTATTAATTAAAGAAGGTATTGCCGTTCTCCCTCTGATTGGTATTATCGATTCATATAGGGCAAATCACATTATGGAAAAAATCGTACCAAAAATTGCTGAACTTCAGATTAGATATGTTATTGCCGACTTCTCAGGCATATTTTTAATTAATTCAGATATAGCGCGGCATCTACATCAAATAGGACAAATGCTTAATTTGTTAGGGATACAAACCTTGACAACAGGTCTACGTCCTGATTTAGCAAAAACAATTGTAAATAGTGGAATTAATTTGTCCGAAATTACTACTTTCGCAAACGTTAAGCAAGCATTAGAAAGCCTCAATCAATAA
- a CDS encoding APC family permease translates to MMMENATLVKSLKLPQVVFMGLAWMTPMIYFTVYGVAFESANGQMAGAYIAAFLAIFFTAYSYSKMVKAYPISGSAYAYTKNSIHPKAGFLVGWALLIDYVFSPIIAILTFGIFMNTEFPAVPIYVWVIIMNFILAVVNILGIKSAARLSGISVLFQIGFILLFCVLVAKDILTGGNESSSIFSLTPFFSDESSTSAVFSGAAVICFCFLGFDAVTTMADETVDAQKTIPKAIFCIIFIAAAMYISISYLTQIAYPNFTFTNPDNAAYSLVQLIGGNLLSSLFIMVLIVATFTQGLSSMTSVSRFLYALGRDSILPKKLFSSIHPKYKTPVANIIFVAVISLSAIFINLSTAVLFVSFGALTAFIFVNLSVIAHFYIKLKKRSPKETILFLIFPLIGASFIGWLLTLLDTNTLKFGIAWIVIGFVYMFFRTKWSKATERKIMLSPNTQMKLEKHVR, encoded by the coding sequence ATGATGATGGAGAATGCTACACTTGTTAAATCACTAAAACTACCTCAAGTTGTTTTTATGGGACTTGCTTGGATGACCCCGATGATTTATTTTACGGTCTACGGTGTGGCGTTTGAATCAGCTAATGGTCAAATGGCAGGCGCATATATTGCAGCCTTTCTAGCAATCTTTTTTACCGCATATAGTTATAGCAAAATGGTAAAAGCTTATCCAATCTCTGGTTCTGCCTATGCGTATACAAAAAATTCTATTCATCCCAAAGCTGGGTTTCTTGTAGGATGGGCACTTCTTATCGATTATGTTTTCTCTCCCATTATTGCGATTTTAACCTTCGGAATTTTTATGAATACCGAGTTTCCCGCTGTCCCTATTTATGTTTGGGTCATTATTATGAATTTCATCCTGGCTGTAGTCAACATCCTTGGGATCAAATCCGCTGCACGCTTAAGTGGGATCTCCGTTCTATTTCAAATCGGATTTATCTTACTATTCTGTGTTTTAGTTGCGAAGGATATTTTAACAGGAGGTAATGAATCCAGTTCCATCTTTTCATTAACTCCATTCTTTAGTGATGAGTCATCGACGAGCGCTGTGTTCTCAGGTGCTGCTGTAATTTGCTTCTGTTTTCTTGGTTTCGACGCAGTAACAACTATGGCGGATGAAACCGTTGATGCTCAAAAAACGATTCCGAAAGCTATTTTTTGTATTATTTTTATTGCTGCTGCTATGTATATTTCAATTTCTTATTTAACTCAAATTGCGTATCCGAATTTTACGTTTACAAATCCAGATAACGCTGCCTACAGCCTTGTTCAACTGATTGGCGGAAACCTATTGAGCTCACTGTTTATTATGGTGTTAATTGTGGCGACCTTTACACAAGGGCTTTCGTCAATGACCAGTGTAAGTCGTTTTTTATACGCACTTGGCCGTGATTCAATTTTGCCGAAAAAATTATTTTCCTCAATCCATCCAAAATACAAAACACCTGTAGCAAATATTATATTTGTGGCTGTTATTTCCTTATCAGCTATTTTTATTAATCTCAGTACAGCCGTTTTATTTGTCAGCTTTGGTGCATTAACAGCATTTATCTTCGTGAACTTATCTGTAATTGCACATTTCTATATTAAGCTTAAAAAACGTTCACCAAAAGAAACCATTTTATTTCTGATTTTCCCTCTTATTGGTGCTAGTTTTATTGGATGGCTATTAACTTTACTAGATACAAATACGCTAAAATTTGGCATTGCTTGGATTGTGATCGGCTTCGTTTATATGTTTTTCAGAACGAAGTGGTCGAAGGCAACAGAACGAAAAATCATGCTTTCACCGAATACACAAATGAAATTAGAAAAGCATGTAAGATAA
- a CDS encoding urea amidolyase associated protein UAAP1 — MINTVSSIITKTIPAGGKWSARIRRGKEITFTALEDGANLSLLLYNADDTAERYNMPDTLKAQYTAFLTKGNVLMTDNGRVLASFVEDTVGWHDTISGYTTRQMIDEKYGKTTYQENRNEWYRSGEENLIVELSRNGLTTSDLSPVINLFSKVYCDEEGNMNFVEGHTKKGKIVTLRTEMDVLLVLSNTPNPLDTKNIYESTPIEMKIKDAGPVQENDICLNHRDENRRAFENTWEYLMLTKGGIQ, encoded by the coding sequence ATGATTAACACTGTTTCTTCTATTATCACTAAAACTATACCGGCTGGTGGAAAATGGTCAGCCCGCATTCGAAGAGGAAAAGAAATTACCTTTACTGCACTCGAAGATGGCGCTAATTTATCTTTATTACTTTATAACGCGGATGACACTGCTGAACGCTACAATATGCCAGATACATTAAAAGCTCAATACACAGCATTTTTAACAAAAGGAAATGTTCTAATGACTGATAATGGTCGCGTACTAGCAAGTTTTGTGGAAGACACAGTCGGCTGGCATGATACGATCTCCGGATACACTACCCGGCAAATGATTGATGAGAAATATGGAAAAACCACCTATCAAGAAAATCGGAATGAATGGTACCGGAGCGGGGAAGAGAATTTGATTGTGGAACTCTCCCGTAATGGATTAACGACAAGTGATTTATCACCAGTCATCAATTTATTCTCGAAAGTGTATTGCGATGAGGAGGGAAACATGAATTTTGTCGAAGGACATACGAAAAAAGGAAAGATCGTCACACTTAGAACGGAAATGGATGTCCTTCTCGTTTTATCAAATACACCAAATCCACTAGATACCAAAAATATTTATGAATCGACACCGATTGAAATGAAGATAAAAGATGCAGGACCTGTTCAAGAAAATGACATTTGCTTGAACCACCGCGACGAAAACCGAAGGGCATTTGAAAATACATGGGAATACTTAATGCTTACTAAAGGAGGAATTCAATAA
- a CDS encoding urea amidolyase associated protein UAAP2, producing MAVLNYVESERKVEEAIYHKKLLAGEGWLYTLEPGQVLRILDLEGNQAADTLFYDADHPSDHYSAINTILRQRNIYLSTGSVLLAESGKELIKIVADTCGRHDTIGGACSAQSNTVRYSHDTLPMHNCRDTFMLQMAKYDKRTTKRDIAANVNFFMNVPVTPSGGLRFDDGVSAPGYYVEMQAINRTTVVISNCPQLNNPCNAYNPTPVQLIIWDK from the coding sequence ATGGCAGTTTTAAATTATGTAGAAAGTGAACGTAAAGTGGAAGAAGCAATCTATCATAAAAAATTACTTGCAGGAGAGGGCTGGTTGTATACATTAGAGCCAGGTCAAGTGTTACGAATTCTGGATTTAGAAGGCAATCAAGCAGCGGACACGTTGTTCTACGATGCGGATCATCCATCTGATCATTACAGTGCCATTAATACAATTTTGCGTCAGCGAAATATTTATCTATCTACAGGTTCTGTTCTTTTAGCTGAATCGGGAAAAGAATTAATCAAAATTGTCGCGGATACATGTGGACGTCATGATACCATTGGCGGTGCCTGCTCTGCACAGAGTAACACCGTTCGATATTCACACGATACATTGCCGATGCATAACTGCCGTGATACCTTTATGCTCCAAATGGCTAAATATGATAAACGCACAACCAAACGAGATATTGCTGCGAATGTTAACTTTTTCATGAACGTTCCCGTAACACCATCAGGCGGATTAAGATTTGATGACGGAGTTTCAGCACCCGGCTATTACGTAGAGATGCAGGCGATCAACCGGACAACGGTTGTAATCAGTAATTGTCCGCAGTTAAACAACCCATGCAACGCCTATAATCCAACACCTGTGCAATTAATCATCTGGGATAAATAA
- the uca gene encoding urea carboxylase, with protein sequence MFKKVLIANRGAIAARIERTLQRMGIGSVAVYTKADQDSLHVDLADEAVLIGEGVAKDSYLNADLILKTAIETGAEAIHPGYGFLSENADFARACQENGIAFIGPTPEQIELFGLKHSARDLATKANVPLLPGTSLISDVRTALIEAEQIGYPIILKSTAGGGGIGMRICTDEPALCEAFESVCRLAETNFNNGGVFLEKYIQKARHVEVQIFGNEFGEVAALGERDCSIQRRNQKVVEESPAPLLSSSVREEMLAAAKRLALEVGYRSAGTVEFLYDPDEAKFYFLEVNTRLQVEHGVTEEVLGIDLVEWMVREAAGELRSLETLYLAPKGHSIQARIYAEDCLNDFRPSGGQIDQIHFSEQARIETWVRDGINVTSFYDPMLAKIIVHADTREEAIDKLSTALKETRLYGITTNLQYLEALLQEEDCRSGYVHTQMLKNFAPEESAIEVLDGGIQTTVQDFPGRVGHWDVGVPPCGPMDPFSFRIGNKLLGNDERAPGLEFTLRGGSYRFRAEMSICLTGADMEARLDDREVPMYSVIHVKRGQVLSFGEAVQGMRTYLLVAGGLDMPLYLGSSSTFTLGGFGGHGGRALRTGDVLRVSSNSAPLLFELPSDLHPVLTKEWTIGVIPGPHCTEEYLMPDYLDQLTTTSWEVHFNSSRTGVRLIGPAPHWTREDGGEAGLHPSNIHDNAYAVGTLDLTGDMPILLGPDGPSLGGFVCPVTTASAEFWKIGQLHAGDRIRFQLLTLEEANELRQTQEQYLESIGTKECESAVLPTLPTEIAPFSPDYPVLVERTDGRFPMMIRADGDENILIEYGEMELDLLLRFQVHALMQAIQSRHDIPVIDLTPGIRSLQVHIDATKLSVAELCEIIQSLDRELPALEEMEVPSRIVRLPLSWDDPATQLAIDRYQNNVRPDAPWCPSNLEFIRRVNGLDAIEEVKKVVFDANYLVLGLGDVYLGAPVATPTDPRHRLVTTKYNPARTWTPENAVGIGGAYMCVYGMEGPGGYQFVGRTVQMWNRLRQTKSFKEGKPWLLRFFDQIQFYPVGADELLTMREDFIRGRFEVEITETTFKLSDYVSFLNSIKESADAFRSTQQVAFHEERERWRELGLDEYISENEVTETTEEVLPEGVEAVRCTMPGSVWKVLVSPGEEVKKGDTLIIEESMKMEFPQLAPYDGFIHSVLVSPGEEVHAGQLIISMTKEKRGASHENIELTANIIHS encoded by the coding sequence ATGTTTAAAAAAGTACTAATTGCAAACCGCGGCGCTATTGCCGCTCGAATAGAAAGAACCTTGCAAAGAATGGGAATTGGTTCTGTTGCTGTTTATACAAAAGCTGATCAGGATAGTCTACATGTGGACCTAGCAGATGAGGCTGTTTTAATCGGTGAAGGGGTGGCAAAAGATAGTTATTTAAACGCCGATCTTATATTAAAAACAGCGATTGAAACAGGGGCAGAAGCGATCCACCCAGGGTATGGATTTCTAAGCGAAAATGCAGACTTTGCCCGCGCCTGCCAAGAAAACGGAATTGCTTTCATTGGTCCAACTCCGGAACAAATTGAATTATTCGGTTTAAAGCACTCTGCTCGTGATCTTGCGACAAAAGCCAATGTTCCGCTTTTACCAGGCACTTCGCTGATCAGTGATGTACGTACAGCGTTAATAGAAGCCGAACAGATTGGCTATCCGATCATACTGAAAAGTACAGCTGGCGGCGGGGGAATCGGCATGCGAATCTGTACGGATGAACCGGCATTATGTGAAGCTTTTGAGTCGGTATGTAGATTGGCGGAAACGAACTTTAACAATGGTGGTGTATTTTTAGAAAAATATATTCAAAAAGCGCGTCACGTAGAGGTACAAATCTTCGGAAATGAATTTGGTGAGGTGGCAGCACTTGGAGAGCGGGATTGTTCGATTCAACGACGAAATCAAAAAGTGGTAGAAGAAAGTCCGGCTCCTCTTCTCTCTTCTTCTGTCCGTGAAGAAATGTTAGCAGCTGCGAAAAGACTGGCTCTAGAAGTGGGGTACCGCAGTGCCGGTACAGTTGAATTTTTATATGATCCCGATGAAGCAAAGTTTTATTTTCTTGAAGTGAATACACGTCTTCAAGTGGAACATGGTGTAACGGAGGAAGTCTTAGGAATTGATTTAGTAGAGTGGATGGTTCGTGAAGCAGCAGGAGAGTTGCGTTCACTTGAAACTCTTTATTTAGCTCCGAAAGGACACAGTATTCAAGCTCGGATTTATGCAGAAGACTGCTTAAATGATTTCCGTCCAAGCGGTGGACAAATAGACCAAATTCATTTTTCTGAACAAGCTCGAATTGAAACATGGGTACGTGACGGTATCAACGTCACTTCGTTCTATGATCCAATGCTAGCAAAAATTATTGTTCATGCTGATACAAGAGAAGAAGCGATTGATAAATTAAGCACAGCTCTAAAAGAAACAAGATTATATGGAATAACAACGAATCTACAATATTTAGAAGCTCTGTTACAAGAAGAGGATTGCCGTTCAGGATATGTGCATACACAAATGTTAAAGAACTTTGCGCCAGAGGAAAGTGCTATTGAAGTACTTGACGGCGGGATTCAAACGACTGTACAAGACTTTCCGGGGCGTGTCGGACATTGGGATGTGGGTGTACCGCCTTGCGGACCAATGGATCCATTCTCCTTCCGAATTGGAAATAAGCTGTTAGGAAATGACGAAAGGGCTCCAGGATTAGAGTTCACGCTTCGTGGCGGTTCCTATCGATTCCGGGCAGAAATGTCCATTTGCCTGACAGGTGCTGATATGGAAGCGAGGTTAGATGACAGAGAAGTACCCATGTATAGCGTCATCCATGTCAAACGAGGTCAAGTGCTATCATTCGGTGAAGCCGTACAAGGCATGCGGACCTATTTATTAGTAGCAGGTGGATTAGATATGCCACTATACCTTGGCAGCTCCTCAACCTTTACTCTTGGTGGCTTTGGCGGACACGGTGGACGTGCACTCCGGACAGGCGATGTTCTGCGGGTTAGCTCAAATTCTGCACCTTTACTGTTCGAACTCCCTTCTGATCTTCATCCTGTTTTAACAAAGGAATGGACGATTGGTGTGATTCCAGGACCGCACTGCACAGAAGAATATTTAATGCCTGACTATTTGGATCAATTAACAACTACGAGCTGGGAAGTTCATTTTAACAGTTCACGTACAGGTGTCCGATTAATAGGTCCTGCTCCGCATTGGACACGTGAAGATGGAGGAGAGGCAGGCTTGCATCCATCCAATATTCATGATAACGCCTATGCGGTTGGAACTCTTGATTTAACAGGAGATATGCCAATTTTACTCGGCCCAGATGGTCCAAGTCTTGGTGGTTTTGTTTGTCCGGTTACGACTGCTTCAGCAGAATTTTGGAAAATTGGTCAACTTCATGCGGGCGACCGTATTCGTTTTCAGCTTTTAACATTAGAAGAAGCAAATGAACTACGTCAAACACAAGAACAATACTTGGAGAGTATTGGAACAAAGGAATGTGAATCAGCCGTTCTTCCGACTTTACCAACAGAAATTGCACCATTTTCACCAGACTATCCAGTGCTTGTTGAGCGGACAGACGGCCGTTTTCCAATGATGATTCGTGCAGATGGTGATGAAAACATTCTGATTGAATATGGGGAAATGGAATTGGATCTTTTGCTTCGTTTCCAAGTACATGCACTCATGCAAGCCATTCAATCCCGTCATGATATTCCAGTGATCGATTTAACTCCTGGCATCCGTTCTTTACAAGTTCATATTGATGCAACAAAGTTGTCGGTTGCTGAACTTTGTGAAATCATTCAATCTCTTGATCGAGAGCTGCCAGCGCTTGAAGAAATGGAAGTACCGTCCCGTATCGTTCGACTACCGTTATCATGGGATGATCCGGCTACACAGCTTGCGATTGATCGTTATCAAAACAATGTTCGTCCTGATGCACCATGGTGTCCAAGCAACTTAGAATTTATTCGTCGTGTGAATGGATTGGATGCCATCGAGGAGGTTAAAAAGGTTGTTTTTGATGCCAACTACTTAGTTCTGGGTCTAGGAGATGTGTATCTTGGTGCCCCTGTGGCAACACCAACCGATCCACGGCACCGTTTAGTAACAACGAAATATAATCCGGCTAGAACATGGACACCGGAAAATGCTGTAGGCATCGGCGGAGCTTATATGTGTGTATACGGAATGGAAGGTCCAGGTGGATATCAATTTGTCGGCCGAACCGTTCAAATGTGGAATCGTTTGCGTCAAACAAAGAGTTTTAAAGAAGGAAAGCCATGGTTACTTCGTTTTTTTGACCAAATTCAATTTTATCCAGTTGGTGCGGATGAACTTCTCACTATGCGTGAGGACTTTATACGAGGACGTTTCGAAGTTGAGATTACCGAAACGACCTTTAAACTTAGTGATTATGTTTCTTTCTTAAATTCAATCAAAGAAAGTGCTGATGCTTTCCGATCAACACAACAGGTTGCCTTCCATGAGGAGCGTGAAAGATGGCGTGAATTGGGTCTTGATGAGTATATTTCCGAAAATGAGGTGACGGAAACGACAGAAGAAGTACTGCCAGAAGGTGTGGAAGCTGTTCGTTGTACGATGCCAGGTAGTGTGTGGAAAGTTCTTGTATCACCAGGAGAAGAAGTGAAAAAGGGCGATACACTGATCATTGAGGAGAGTATGAAGATGGAGTTTCCACAGCTGGCTCCATATGACGGATTTATTCACTCTGTTCTTGTATCACCGGGTGAAGAGGTTCATGCTGGTCAATTAATTATATCCATGACAAAAGAAAAGCGAGGTGCTTCTCATGAAAACATTGAACTTACCGCAAATATTATCCATTCCTGA
- the atzF gene encoding allophanate hydrolase, producing MKTLNLPQILSIPELKGKYQSNELTPEAVIQEIVHRAEADKEYNIWITPPTMERIKPYLDQLKQMDPEQTPLWGIPFAIKDNIDLAGIPTTSGCPEYSFTPNEHATIVKRLIEAGAIPVGKANLDQFATGLVGTRSPYGETKNSLNPELISGGSSSGSAVSVARGMAAFSLGTDTAGSGRIPAALNSLVGYKPSLGAWPIKGLVKACASLDCINVFTNSLSDALLVDEVVRGLESSDPWSKSITRKSNALPEKIYLVQEPPTFFGPFAQDYKQAWEKAVARVGKLDIPIEYIDGSYLAEAAAILYEGPWVAERWAELGEFITTHENAAFPVTETVLRSGANPEHDASSLFKAIHRLQTLTKKAHQQLKNAVLVMPTCGGTWTREEVRENPIETNSLMGLYTNHCNLLDLSAVAVPAEAEEENLPFGITLFSSNENEHLICGLADLFIHGRRFRQKKETTLVAVCGLHMRGFPLEKQMIEHGAVFIRETKTAPQYKMIKLSSHPSKPGLIRLNEPGASIEVEVWEMPLSQFGSFVSLIPSPLGIGKVELEDGSEIPGFICETSAAKTAEDISHTGGWRYS from the coding sequence ATGAAAACATTGAACTTACCGCAAATATTATCCATTCCTGAGCTGAAGGGAAAATATCAATCGAATGAACTTACACCAGAAGCAGTTATTCAGGAAATCGTTCATCGGGCAGAAGCAGACAAAGAATATAATATTTGGATTACTCCGCCTACGATGGAAAGGATTAAACCATATTTAGATCAGTTAAAGCAAATGGATCCAGAGCAAACACCGCTCTGGGGTATCCCATTTGCCATTAAAGATAATATCGATCTTGCGGGTATACCTACTACATCTGGCTGCCCTGAATATTCTTTTACACCGAATGAACATGCGACAATCGTTAAGCGATTGATTGAGGCTGGTGCCATACCAGTTGGTAAAGCAAATCTAGATCAGTTTGCAACAGGTCTTGTAGGAACAAGAAGTCCATATGGAGAAACAAAAAATTCGTTGAACCCTGAATTAATCAGCGGTGGTTCAAGCTCAGGTTCCGCTGTTTCAGTTGCACGAGGGATGGCCGCCTTTTCTCTTGGAACTGATACAGCTGGATCAGGTCGTATACCGGCTGCCCTGAACAGTCTTGTCGGCTATAAACCAAGTCTTGGGGCATGGCCGATCAAAGGTCTGGTAAAAGCCTGTGCTAGCTTGGACTGTATTAATGTGTTTACCAATAGTCTTTCAGATGCTTTGCTTGTTGATGAAGTGGTACGCGGGCTTGAAAGCTCTGATCCATGGTCCAAGTCAATCACGCGTAAATCCAATGCCCTTCCGGAAAAAATTTATCTTGTGCAAGAACCTCCTACATTTTTCGGACCCTTTGCACAGGACTACAAACAGGCATGGGAAAAAGCTGTTGCCCGCGTTGGGAAATTGGATATTCCGATCGAATACATCGATGGAAGCTATTTAGCGGAAGCCGCTGCTATTCTTTATGAAGGACCGTGGGTCGCTGAACGCTGGGCGGAATTAGGGGAATTTATTACGACACATGAGAATGCCGCTTTTCCTGTGACAGAAACAGTCCTTCGTTCCGGAGCAAATCCAGAGCATGATGCGTCTTCTTTATTTAAAGCGATTCACAGGCTACAGACATTAACGAAAAAAGCCCATCAGCAGTTAAAAAATGCGGTTTTGGTCATGCCGACATGCGGAGGTACATGGACGCGTGAAGAAGTACGTGAAAATCCAATTGAAACCAACAGTCTTATGGGACTATATACGAATCATTGCAATCTATTAGATCTTAGTGCTGTAGCGGTTCCAGCAGAAGCTGAAGAAGAAAATCTACCATTTGGAATTACGTTGTTTTCAAGCAATGAAAATGAGCATTTGATTTGTGGGCTTGCCGATTTATTTATACATGGTCGCCGCTTTCGACAAAAGAAGGAAACGACACTCGTAGCAGTATGTGGACTGCATATGCGTGGATTTCCGTTAGAAAAGCAAATGATCGAACATGGAGCTGTCTTTATTCGAGAAACGAAAACCGCTCCGCAATACAAAATGATTAAACTATCTTCCCATCCATCTAAACCGGGATTAATTCGATTGAACGAACCAGGGGCGTCTATTGAAGTAGAGGTTTGGGAAATGCCACTCAGCCAGTTCGGATCCTTCGTCTCTCTGATTCCATCTCCGCTTGGGATTGGAAAGGTAGAATTGGAAGATGGCTCTGAAATACCAGGATTTATCTGTGAAACAAGTGCAGCCAAAACAGCAGAAGATATTTCACATACTGGTGGCTGGCGTTATTCTTGA
- a CDS encoding LacI family DNA-binding transcriptional regulator, whose protein sequence is MTTIKDVASKANVSTATVSRILSNDETLSVGEDTRKRVIETANLLNYKPARRKNCKSLEQSPNIGLVLTSSQEDEINDPYYLSIRLGIEMACEFYKLRINTIIRLNQDIDTNSLNELDGIIIVGSISDYAIQKIKKNKKEIVFVNFDPKLSGCDIVISDLASATERVLEHLMNLNHNQIGYIGGMEIIKDFKNNIESELDDIRKVTFQKIMHEKGLLINENVLISSDWGPNGGYQLMKEMIRKGNLPTAIVVASDPMAMGALRALHEANIKVPDDVSIFSFDDIESAAYLSPPLTTVKVYPDEMGKTAVKLLKDRINGRKVAIKTVLETDLVLRESCQYKKE, encoded by the coding sequence GTGACGACAATTAAGGATGTTGCGTCTAAAGCTAATGTATCAACAGCGACTGTTTCAAGAATATTAAGTAATGATGAAACCTTATCTGTTGGAGAGGATACGAGAAAACGTGTTATTGAAACTGCAAATTTATTAAATTATAAGCCAGCAAGAAGAAAGAATTGCAAGAGCTTAGAACAGAGTCCTAATATCGGCTTAGTTTTAACTAGTTCACAAGAAGATGAAATAAATGACCCTTATTACTTATCGATTCGTCTTGGAATTGAAATGGCATGTGAATTCTATAAGTTAAGGATTAATACGATCATTAGACTTAACCAGGATATTGATACAAATAGCTTGAATGAATTAGACGGAATAATAATAGTTGGTTCGATTAGTGATTATGCTATACAAAAAATTAAGAAAAATAAGAAAGAAATTGTCTTTGTGAATTTTGATCCTAAGTTGAGCGGTTGTGATATTGTAATTTCTGATCTAGCAAGTGCAACTGAACGAGTGCTAGAGCACTTAATGAATTTAAACCATAACCAAATCGGTTATATCGGTGGAATGGAGATTATAAAGGATTTTAAAAATAATATTGAAAGTGAACTTGATGATATTAGAAAAGTAACATTCCAAAAGATCATGCATGAAAAAGGGTTGCTAATAAATGAAAATGTTCTAATTTCAAGTGATTGGGGTCCAAATGGTGGATACCAACTGATGAAAGAAATGATTAGAAAAGGTAACCTGCCAACTGCAATTGTTGTAGCAAGTGACCCGATGGCTATGGGAGCGTTAAGAGCTCTCCATGAAGCAAATATAAAAGTACCTGATGATGTTTCAATTTTTAGTTTTGATGATATTGAGTCTGCTGCATATTTGAGTCCACCACTTACGACAGTAAAGGTATATCCTGATGAAATGGGTAAAACAGCAGTGAAGTTACTAAAAGACCGAATAAATGGAAGAAAAGTAGCGATAAAAACAGTATTAGAAACTGATTTAGTATTAAGAGAAAGTTGTCAATACAAAAAAGAGTAA